The Armatimonadota bacterium genome includes a region encoding these proteins:
- a CDS encoding uroporphyrinogen decarboxylase family protein encodes MTSRELVTRCINYDGPDRCPCCLPEPYINDLCIGGIGEDPDWKPWRTWECEGYRQWEDEWHNVWKCLPNTTSGEVIEGVIKDWSDLDSYIMPRLDLPLRYEGARDLFSQNQDKYRLGVLRGFPFALMRYMRRIEEFLADVLLYPDEVNALQRRIVDLLKGCMTQWARVGADGVFFCEDWGTQERLLVSPKTWHEMFEWGFRELVGHADSLGLTVWMHSCGYIKDIIPTLADIGVKVLQLHQPTLSGLDFLAQTCKGKTAIWAPVDIQRDLPTGNEPYIRERARELIDKLGSNGGGFICGYYNDIKSLGVKPEWQGWAHDEFTKYAGSVARK; translated from the coding sequence ATGACAAGCAGAGAGCTGGTAACCAGGTGCATTAACTATGACGGACCGGATCGCTGCCCATGCTGTTTGCCGGAACCATATATTAACGACTTATGCATCGGCGGAATCGGTGAGGACCCTGACTGGAAACCCTGGCGAACATGGGAATGCGAAGGCTACAGGCAGTGGGAAGACGAGTGGCACAACGTATGGAAATGCCTGCCGAATACTACGTCAGGCGAAGTCATAGAGGGCGTCATAAAGGACTGGTCCGACCTGGACAGTTATATAATGCCTCGCCTGGACCTGCCTCTGCGATATGAGGGCGCAAGAGACCTCTTCTCGCAAAACCAGGATAAATACAGGCTTGGAGTGCTGCGCGGTTTTCCGTTTGCGCTCATGCGTTATATGCGCAGGATCGAGGAGTTTCTTGCAGATGTGCTGCTCTACCCGGACGAAGTCAACGCTCTTCAGAGACGGATCGTCGATCTGCTCAAGGGCTGTATGACACAGTGGGCAAGGGTCGGTGCCGATGGTGTATTTTTTTGCGAAGACTGGGGCACTCAGGAGAGGCTGCTCGTCTCGCCCAAGACCTGGCATGAAATGTTCGAGTGGGGTTTCAGAGAGTTGGTGGGACATGCGGACAGCCTGGGGCTAACAGTATGGATGCACTCCTGCGGATACATAAAAGATATCATCCCCACTCTGGCGGATATTGGCGTTAAGGTCCTTCAGCTCCATCAGCCGACTCTCTCCGGCCTGGACTTCCTAGCCCAGACATGCAAAGGCAAGACGGCTATCTGGGCGCCTGTCGATATCCAGCGTGATCTGCCGACGGGCAATGAGCCATATATTCGAGAACGGGCGCGGGAACTCATAGACAAGCTCGGATCCAACGGCGGCGGGTTTATATGCGGATATTACAATGACATAAAGTCGCTCGGTGTTAAGCCTGAGTGGCAGGGATGGGCGCACGATGAGTTCACCAAATACGCCGGGTCAGTAGCTCGCAAATAA
- a CDS encoding Gfo/Idh/MocA family oxidoreductase, with protein sequence MESNEVRFGIIGCGVIAPWHAFGIEGSEGAGLVAVCDIIKEKAEALAEKNGSPKVYTDYKELLADPEVDAVCICIPSGLHAKIGIDAAKAGKHVLSEKPMDIKLENIDALIEACHKANVKLGGVFQRRTSQNWIKVRDAVRGGKLGKMVLGDAYIKYYRSQEYYDSGDWRGTWELDGGGALMNQGVHCIDLLNWIMGPIESIYAHAAPLVRNIEVEDTAVAAIKFANGAFGVLEGTTSVNPGLNHRLEFHGDKGSIRVEGEQIIEWSVPGEEMSESGDDTKDTAASNPTDIFKEGHRIIIQDFVRAIQEDRDPMVTGEEARKAVELILAIYKSSKTGMPVTLPLK encoded by the coding sequence GTGGAAAGCAATGAAGTAAGGTTCGGCATAATAGGCTGCGGTGTGATTGCGCCGTGGCATGCATTCGGCATAGAAGGTTCGGAGGGAGCCGGACTGGTCGCGGTCTGCGATATCATTAAAGAAAAGGCCGAAGCTCTCGCAGAGAAGAACGGCAGCCCGAAGGTTTATACAGATTATAAAGAACTGCTTGCCGACCCGGAGGTAGACGCAGTCTGCATATGCATACCATCCGGTCTGCATGCCAAGATAGGAATAGACGCGGCAAAAGCAGGCAAGCATGTCTTATCCGAAAAGCCGATGGATATTAAACTCGAAAATATCGACGCGCTGATAGAGGCCTGCCATAAGGCAAATGTTAAGCTGGGCGGGGTCTTCCAGAGGAGAACATCCCAAAACTGGATCAAGGTCAGGGATGCGGTGCGCGGCGGCAAGCTCGGCAAGATGGTCCTGGGCGATGCATATATCAAATACTATCGAAGCCAGGAATACTACGATTCAGGCGACTGGCGCGGCACCTGGGAGCTAGACGGCGGCGGAGCTTTAATGAACCAGGGCGTCCACTGCATAGACCTGCTCAACTGGATAATGGGGCCTATCGAGAGTATCTACGCGCATGCAGCGCCGCTTGTGCGCAATATTGAGGTCGAAGATACCGCCGTTGCTGCGATCAAGTTTGCAAACGGCGCGTTCGGTGTGCTCGAAGGCACCACGTCCGTTAACCCCGGGCTCAACCACCGGCTCGAGTTTCACGGCGATAAGGGCAGCATACGAGTCGAGGGAGAGCAGATTATTGAGTGGAGCGTCCCAGGGGAAGAAATGTCCGAGAGCGGCGACGACACAAAAGATACGGCCGCATCTAACCCGACGGACATCTTTAAGGAAGGCCATCGTATTATAATACAGGACTTCGTCCGCGCAATACAGGAAGACCGCGACCCGATGGTAACGGGCGAGGAGGCTCGCAAGGCAGTCGAGCTGATACTGGCAATCTACAAATCGTCTAAGACAGGAATGCCCGTAACATTACCTCTCAAATAG
- a CDS encoding Gfo/Idh/MocA family oxidoreductase: MRKAVYAFGIIGAGNVASLHAEAISRIEQARFVGATAIPFDAARSFAEKHDARAYKSVDDIAADPDIDIVTICTPSGLHAGQAVKLLESGKHVIVEKPLAISLDGADAVIDAANRTGMKLGVVSQRRYDPALAAIKSAVDRGQFGKLVLLNGHVHYYRESDYYSSSNWRGTWNMDGGGALMNQGIHAVDLIRWIGGPVKSIYSNARTLHHDIEVEDTLVASLEFENGTLGTIEATTCAYPGLHVRIEIMGDAGTAIIEDSDVVYWKLKDEAPCPILSKDSSIGSGANSPMAFSAAGHIAQFEDFISAVDEDRKPAIDGIEGRKAVEIVLGAYASSRAGKPISLPLVTETAGL, encoded by the coding sequence ATGCGAAAAGCCGTATATGCTTTCGGAATAATAGGAGCGGGAAACGTCGCGAGTCTTCATGCCGAGGCAATAAGTCGGATCGAACAAGCGCGCTTTGTCGGGGCAACAGCCATACCATTTGATGCCGCTCGCTCATTCGCTGAAAAACACGATGCCAGGGCTTACAAAAGCGTAGACGATATAGCTGCCGATCCGGATATAGACATCGTGACAATATGCACGCCTTCGGGTCTGCACGCCGGGCAAGCGGTGAAGCTGCTTGAATCGGGTAAGCACGTTATAGTCGAAAAGCCGCTCGCCATTTCTCTTGACGGGGCGGATGCAGTAATAGATGCTGCAAATCGAACTGGGATGAAGCTGGGTGTTGTCTCGCAGAGGCGCTATGATCCTGCACTCGCTGCAATAAAGTCAGCGGTCGACAGAGGCCAGTTCGGAAAGCTGGTCCTGCTCAACGGCCATGTTCATTATTATAGAGAATCCGATTACTACTCATCCAGCAACTGGAGAGGCACCTGGAATATGGACGGCGGCGGCGCTCTAATGAACCAGGGAATACATGCTGTCGATCTGATCAGGTGGATCGGTGGGCCGGTAAAGAGCATTTACTCAAATGCGCGGACACTCCACCATGACATCGAGGTTGAAGACACCCTTGTGGCCTCTCTGGAGTTTGAAAACGGCACACTGGGCACAATCGAAGCGACGACATGCGCCTATCCTGGTTTGCATGTGCGTATAGAAATAATGGGGGATGCAGGAACGGCTATAATTGAAGACAGCGATGTAGTATACTGGAAATTAAAAGATGAAGCGCCCTGCCCTATCCTGTCCAAAGACAGCTCAATCGGCAGCGGGGCTAACAGCCCCATGGCTTTTTCGGCTGCCGGGCATATCGCTCAGTTCGAGGATTTTATCAGCGCAGTCGATGAAGACCGAAAACCGGCAATTGACGGGATCGAAGGACGCAAGGCTGTCGAGATCGTGCTTGGCGCGTATGCGTCGAGCCGGGCAGGCAAACCGATTAGTCTACCTCTTGTGACCGAGACAGCCGGCCTTTAG
- a CDS encoding DegT/DnrJ/EryC1/StrS family aminotransferase, whose protein sequence is MSRPAALIDKAITADHEDMFRWPIVTREDEEAVLDVLRRTAMSGTDITALFESEFAQWQKTKYALGFNNGTSAILSAMFGCGVCAGDEIICPSITYWASCLPCYSLGATPVFAEIDPHTLCIDPADMENRISDCTKAIVVVHYVGHPCDMDPIMEIARKHDLKVIEDVSHAQGGLYKGRKLGTIGDVGAMSLMSAKAFAVGEAGMLVTDDLEIYERAIAFGHYDKYNSNIRTPSLVPFAGLPLGGYKFRMHQMSSAVGRVQLKYYDERMAEIQQAMNYFWDRLDGVPGIRAHRTDPGSGSTMGGWYFAHGLYVPEELGGLSITRFCKALQEQGCEMCNAGCNMPLHLHPLFNTCDVYGQGRPTRIVNSIKDVRQGRGCLPISEGIGKRTFAVPWFKHYWPEVIDEYVEAFKAVINNYKALLDDDPGDPEQMGNWHFFRHSA, encoded by the coding sequence TTGTCCAGACCGGCAGCGCTCATCGATAAAGCTATTACAGCGGACCATGAAGACATGTTCCGCTGGCCCATCGTCACCAGAGAAGACGAAGAGGCCGTGCTGGATGTGCTCAGGCGCACGGCCATGTCGGGCACCGATATCACTGCGCTCTTTGAGAGCGAATTTGCACAGTGGCAGAAGACAAAATATGCTCTCGGCTTCAACAACGGCACTTCGGCCATTCTTTCTGCGATGTTCGGCTGCGGAGTATGCGCGGGCGATGAAATAATCTGCCCCTCGATCACCTACTGGGCTTCCTGCCTGCCATGCTACAGCCTCGGCGCAACCCCTGTATTCGCTGAGATAGACCCACACACACTCTGCATTGATCCGGCAGATATGGAAAACAGGATTTCAGACTGCACAAAAGCAATAGTGGTCGTCCACTACGTCGGCCACCCCTGCGATATGGACCCGATAATGGAAATCGCTCGCAAACATGATCTAAAAGTTATTGAAGACGTCTCCCATGCTCAGGGCGGTCTATACAAAGGCAGAAAACTCGGTACTATAGGTGATGTAGGCGCAATGTCGCTTATGAGCGCTAAGGCTTTTGCCGTCGGTGAGGCGGGAATGCTTGTCACCGACGACCTCGAAATATACGAAAGAGCGATTGCGTTCGGCCACTATGATAAATACAATTCGAATATCCGGACCCCGTCTCTGGTGCCATTCGCAGGTCTGCCGCTCGGCGGTTACAAGTTTAGAATGCATCAGATGAGTTCTGCAGTGGGGCGCGTACAGCTCAAGTATTATGATGAGCGTATGGCCGAGATACAGCAAGCTATGAACTATTTCTGGGACCGGCTCGACGGCGTCCCGGGTATCAGGGCGCATCGGACAGACCCCGGATCAGGTTCCACAATGGGCGGCTGGTATTTCGCGCACGGACTTTATGTGCCGGAAGAACTTGGCGGTCTGTCGATCACGCGCTTCTGCAAGGCGCTGCAAGAACAGGGCTGTGAAATGTGTAACGCAGGCTGCAATATGCCTCTGCATCTGCACCCACTCTTCAATACTTGTGATGTATATGGTCAAGGCAGACCCACCCGCATCGTCAACAGCATCAAGGATGTTCGCCAAGGCAGAGGCTGCCTGCCGATAAGCGAAGGCATAGGAAAGCGCACTTTCGCCGTGCCATGGTTCAAGCACTATTGGCCAGAGGTCATCGACGAATACGTAGAGGCTTTCAAAGCAGTAATAAATAACTATAAGGCACTGCTTGATGATGACCCAGGTGATCCTGAACAAATGGGAAACTGGCATTTCTTTAGACATTCGGCATAA
- a CDS encoding amidohydrolase family protein, protein MIIDAHNHPDWHGHNLDRFLKNMDDHNIDITWLLSWETPADEHDPAFLPVLPPEAGTDCAISFDRCISYAERAPGRFILGYTPDPRKPDAIDKLDAAIRIYGVRICGELKFRMMYDNPDALRMFRFCGEKGLPVIVHLDYEFETYAKYPRPNYWYGGGIEALERAVKACPDTIFLGHAPGFWAHISGDDKFDKEPYPTGKVEPGGKLIDMLDTYPNLYCDISSGSGCNALSRDPEFGRQFLIDYSDRILYARDYFDNKHQEFINSLDLPKEVTNQIYSGNALKLVPLNNK, encoded by the coding sequence ATGATAATAGACGCGCACAATCATCCTGACTGGCACGGTCACAATCTGGACCGTTTCCTGAAAAACATGGATGATCACAATATTGATATTACATGGCTGCTCTCGTGGGAAACACCGGCAGATGAGCATGACCCGGCGTTTTTGCCTGTGCTTCCACCTGAAGCCGGCACCGATTGCGCCATCTCCTTCGACAGGTGCATCTCTTATGCCGAACGGGCGCCGGGCAGGTTCATCCTTGGCTATACACCCGACCCTCGAAAGCCCGACGCCATAGACAAACTCGATGCGGCTATCCGAATCTATGGAGTGCGCATATGCGGCGAGTTGAAGTTCAGGATGATGTATGACAACCCCGATGCCCTGCGCATGTTCCGGTTCTGCGGCGAGAAGGGGCTGCCGGTGATTGTCCACTTGGACTATGAGTTCGAGACATACGCCAAATACCCGCGCCCAAACTACTGGTACGGCGGCGGCATCGAAGCGCTGGAAAGGGCAGTAAAAGCCTGCCCGGACACGATATTCCTCGGACATGCTCCAGGCTTCTGGGCGCACATATCAGGCGATGACAAGTTCGACAAAGAGCCCTACCCCACTGGCAAGGTGGAGCCTGGTGGAAAGCTCATAGATATGCTTGATACTTACCCGAACCTGTATTGCGATATATCCAGCGGCTCAGGCTGCAACGCTCTCAGCCGAGACCCCGAGTTCGGTCGACAGTTCCTGATCGACTACAGCGACAGGATATTGTATGCTCGCGATTATTTCGACAACAAGCACCAGGAGTTCATTAACTCTCTCGATCTGCCCAAAGAAGTGACAAATCAAATCTACTCCGGTAATGCATTAAAACTTGTTCCACTTAATAATAAGTAA
- a CDS encoding DegT/DnrJ/EryC1/StrS family aminotransferase yields the protein MKCSNETANNHLPAIAGGAPAKSEPYGSGKRYVEEELSQLREALDQGTLFYAQGNKVHDMEQHFARITGTKHAVATSSGTASIHTAIMAAGISPDDEVIVTPITDMGSLVPILWQGAVPVFADVDPRSYVMDPKSVEKCITDKTRAVLAVHLWGNACDLDAMKSLCDKHGIFLIEDCAQAWGCTYDGKYIGSIGDIGCFSLNEFKHISCGDGGVVVTNDDNLARRLRLSTDKCYDREPGKAMRRAFFLANNYRMTELQGAVALAQSYKLESIVSRRRAWATKLNERLSDVKGILTPKPTDKCDPSWWFFMFRIDQNALKADADEFAKALQAEGLGAGAHYIAQCVYEYPLFADHSAFDHGDHPFARVSYCKGMCPVAESVLDTAITLPVNENFTDKDLEETVEAVVKVAGWFSA from the coding sequence ATGAAGTGTTCTAATGAAACAGCTAACAATCATCTTCCGGCAATAGCAGGCGGAGCACCTGCTAAGAGCGAGCCTTACGGCTCCGGCAAGAGATATGTCGAGGAAGAGCTCAGCCAGCTCCGGGAAGCTCTGGATCAGGGAACACTCTTTTACGCTCAAGGCAATAAAGTCCATGATATGGAACAGCACTTTGCCCGGATCACAGGAACAAAACACGCCGTCGCCACTAGCAGCGGCACTGCCAGCATACATACTGCCATAATGGCCGCCGGTATATCGCCGGACGATGAGGTGATTGTCACCCCCATCACCGACATGGGCTCCCTTGTTCCGATACTCTGGCAGGGAGCGGTGCCTGTCTTCGCCGATGTCGACCCTCGCTCATATGTCATGGACCCGAAGTCGGTAGAAAAGTGCATCACGGATAAAACCCGCGCGGTCCTGGCGGTCCACCTTTGGGGCAACGCATGCGACCTTGATGCAATGAAATCGCTGTGCGACAAACATGGCATTTTTCTTATCGAGGACTGCGCTCAGGCCTGGGGCTGCACGTATGACGGAAAATATATCGGCAGTATCGGCGATATCGGCTGCTTCAGCCTCAATGAGTTCAAGCATATATCCTGTGGCGACGGCGGCGTTGTTGTCACCAACGACGACAATCTGGCCCGCCGCCTTCGCCTCTCAACCGATAAATGCTACGACCGCGAGCCAGGCAAAGCCATGCGCCGGGCATTCTTCCTTGCAAACAACTATAGAATGACCGAACTTCAGGGTGCCGTAGCTCTTGCCCAGAGCTACAAGCTGGAAAGCATAGTCTCCAGGCGCAGAGCCTGGGCCACAAAGCTAAATGAACGATTGTCAGATGTAAAGGGAATCCTCACCCCGAAGCCGACTGACAAATGCGACCCATCGTGGTGGTTCTTTATGTTCAGGATCGATCAGAATGCGCTCAAGGCAGATGCCGATGAGTTTGCAAAAGCTCTGCAGGCTGAAGGACTCGGAGCGGGCGCGCATTATATAGCCCAGTGCGTATACGAATACCCATTATTTGCAGACCACAGCGCATTCGATCACGGCGACCACCCATTTGCAAGGGTGAGCTACTGCAAGGGAATGTGTCCTGTAGCTGAATCTGTTTTGGATACTGCCATCACGCTGCCGGTCAATGAGAACTTCACTGACAAGGACCTGGAAGAGACAGTGGAAGCAGTCGTTAAGGTTGCCGGCTGGTTTTCTGCGTAA
- a CDS encoding prepilin-type N-terminal cleavage/methylation domain-containing protein, whose product MGRRGFTLIELLVVIAIIAILAAIIFPVLSTAKDKAKVTTCTNNLSQITRACIMYADDFDGTLPGLNLYTTATGNGDIITDIANDTSKGVIFKYIRSKKVFKCPSDPRATDPAYKDTDYFSYTMNAYCTWATRNAATGNYTGTLSYDGRMKANRVGVKINLFFNTSQNIFLVEEAPVATVNASKGLDDALFCQNNATSTVHHNRAQVSYLDGHIGQVPGNVPWYTAKFGGKFLFHP is encoded by the coding sequence ATGGGAAGAAGAGGTTTTACACTTATCGAACTGCTGGTAGTAATAGCGATAATTGCTATCCTGGCAGCGATTATCTTTCCTGTATTATCGACAGCGAAAGACAAAGCAAAAGTGACAACATGCACAAACAACCTATCACAAATCACTCGCGCGTGCATTATGTACGCAGATGATTTTGACGGTACACTGCCAGGTCTCAACCTTTATACCACAGCAACCGGCAATGGAGACATCATCACCGACATAGCGAACGACACTTCGAAAGGCGTCATCTTCAAATACATCAGGAGCAAAAAAGTCTTTAAATGTCCGTCTGACCCCAGAGCGACCGACCCTGCTTACAAAGACACAGACTATTTCAGTTATACAATGAATGCATACTGCACATGGGCAACCCGGAATGCCGCTACTGGGAATTACACCGGCACTCTCTCATATGATGGAAGAATGAAAGCAAATCGAGTAGGAGTAAAAATAAATTTGTTCTTCAATACCAGTCAAAACATCTTTCTGGTGGAAGAAGCTCCGGTCGCTACAGTAAATGCGTCGAAAGGCTTGGATGATGCGCTGTTTTGCCAGAACAATGCAACCAGCACGGTCCATCATAATCGCGCTCAGGTATCATATCTTGATGGACATATAGGGCAAGTGCCGGGAAACGTGCCATGGTACACTGCCAAGTTTGGAGGAAAATTCCTTTTCCATCCGTAA
- a CDS encoding Gfo/Idh/MocA family oxidoreductase, with protein sequence MSEKIRTAIIGLDTSHSVEFSRSINDPECPAERKIDGMQVVSCLRFSTPFQSEEGLDKRQEQLESWGVPVTLDFDEAIADCDAIMLEVNDPTYHLEYFKKCADLGKPIFLDKPLADTIQNGKAIYDLAASKNLRIFSTSSLRFTSELAEASSQIPQPKMVWTYGPLGKAPAGSSIIWYGVHAFEMLQRAIGSGAVSVQSANTSTGVVCTVDYDDGRRGVVELTEGSWIYGGCLRDKEHAVSYSVDMSKAYTSMLRKVEAFFKGTEQPATLDDALEIMALLDAAEKSSQSHKLEKVVRG encoded by the coding sequence TTGTCAGAGAAAATACGAACAGCAATAATAGGTCTGGATACCAGTCACAGCGTCGAGTTCTCCAGGAGTATAAATGATCCCGAGTGCCCGGCGGAGCGTAAGATTGATGGAATGCAGGTAGTCAGTTGCCTGCGGTTCTCCACTCCGTTTCAGAGTGAAGAGGGTCTGGATAAAAGACAGGAGCAGTTGGAATCATGGGGCGTGCCTGTCACACTCGATTTCGATGAAGCCATAGCCGACTGCGATGCGATCATGCTCGAGGTAAACGACCCGACATATCACCTGGAGTATTTCAAGAAATGCGCAGACCTTGGCAAGCCAATCTTTCTGGACAAGCCTCTTGCAGACACTATCCAAAACGGCAAAGCCATCTACGATCTGGCCGCGTCCAAGAATCTCAGAATCTTCTCTACATCATCGCTGAGGTTTACAAGTGAGCTTGCAGAGGCCTCCAGTCAGATACCGCAGCCGAAAATGGTCTGGACATACGGCCCGCTCGGCAAGGCCCCGGCAGGCAGTTCCATCATATGGTACGGAGTCCATGCTTTCGAGATGCTTCAGAGGGCTATAGGAAGCGGAGCTGTTAGCGTGCAGTCGGCCAATACCTCGACCGGCGTGGTTTGCACAGTCGATTATGACGACGGACGCCGTGGAGTAGTCGAGCTGACTGAGGGCAGTTGGATCTATGGCGGATGTCTGAGAGATAAAGAGCATGCAGTCTCTTACAGTGTGGATATGTCAAAAGCATACACATCCATGCTCCGCAAAGTCGAAGCATTCTTCAAGGGGACCGAGCAGCCCGCAACTCTGGACGATGCGCTTGAAATTATGGCGCTTCTGGATGCAGCGGAGAAATCGTCACAGTCGCATAAGCTGGAAAAGGTTGTGCGCGGATAA